In Clostridium sp. DL-VIII, the following proteins share a genomic window:
- a CDS encoding LysR family transcriptional regulator: MNINLIKFQILEELYKSQKITIVAQKLNLKQPTITFHLKAMEKEFKVKLFENRYGKIFLTEAGEALYHYAVKINALTLEAARVVKEYEHGKGTINIGASYVPATYLLPHILSNYSQKNSKLSFSLKVKTAPTVLDMLQNHEIDVCIISSEPFELPNIISQALLKDDMVVFFSRNHPLAGEPCLNTELLKKSSFIIHGENSTTRNITLKLLNYLGIKIDALIELDSLEAIKHIVLLGQHVSVISKLAIKSELIEGSLLCHEIPSNEAFITQRNIYYAVNSDRKSSSSLTNFIDYLSNTAIAK; encoded by the coding sequence ATGAATATTAATTTAATCAAATTTCAAATATTAGAGGAACTATACAAATCACAAAAAATAACCATTGTTGCACAAAAATTAAATCTTAAGCAACCTACTATTACATTTCATTTAAAGGCAATGGAAAAAGAGTTCAAAGTTAAATTATTTGAAAATAGGTATGGAAAGATTTTTCTTACTGAAGCTGGCGAAGCTCTTTATCACTATGCAGTTAAAATTAATGCTTTAACCTTAGAAGCTGCCAGAGTTGTGAAAGAATATGAACATGGTAAAGGAACTATAAATATAGGTGCTAGTTACGTTCCTGCAACATATCTATTACCACACATACTTTCTAATTATTCACAAAAAAATTCAAAACTTTCATTTTCCTTAAAGGTAAAAACTGCTCCAACAGTTCTTGATATGCTTCAAAATCACGAAATTGATGTTTGTATTATATCTTCTGAACCCTTTGAGCTTCCCAATATAATTAGTCAAGCTTTATTAAAAGATGATATGGTCGTATTCTTTTCAAGAAACCATCCTCTGGCAGGAGAGCCCTGTTTAAATACAGAATTACTAAAGAAAAGTTCCTTTATTATTCATGGTGAAAATTCCACTACTAGAAACATAACCTTAAAGTTGCTAAATTACCTTGGAATTAAAATTGATGCTCTTATTGAATTAGATTCTCTCGAAGCAATTAAGCATATAGTACTTCTTGGACAACATGTATCTGTTATATCAAAGCTTGCAATAAAAAGTGAACTTATTGAAGGCAGCTTATTATGTCATGAAATTCCTTCTAACGAAGCTTTTATTACTCAAAGAAATATATATTATGCTGTTAATTCAGATAGAAAAAGCTCTTCTTCTTTAACAAATTTTATTGATTATTTATCCAATACAGCTATAGCAAAGTAA
- a CDS encoding FtsH/Yme1/Tma family ATP-dependent metallopeptidase, translating to MNKIKKYYIVIPIITALLSLTFLMISTFNTNVVTKSYSIFTEDLNSKNVSTVILDSSPKMTIVLNNGDKYYTDNPHTDTLKEKLLLNGIEVKDQTTPPLTKSIPTGILMLSIVAIAVMTAQKFRGGTSSITAMDVQDFSKDKKAALNFDAVAGNEEAKESLMDIVDFLKNPEKYQKYGARMPKGVILYGDPGTGKTLLAKAVAGEAGVPFYALSGSDFVQVYVGVGAARVRNLFKKAKSHGKAVIFIDEIDAIGKARSNGKNGSGNDEKDQTLNALLTEMSGFGQEEGIVVIAATNRLDMLDSALLRPGRFDRHIEVSLPDVNAREKILSLHFKNKPHENINIKELAKKTAYFSGAKLESLVNESAILAAKDNSNSITSNHIEAAYSITLAGHEKKERSYLKEEDKLLTSYHEAGHGLVNMLLLPQDKVSKITIIPTTKGAGGYTLTIPEDHSYHRIDYLKNKIKVSLGGRAAEEIIFGKDKISTGAYGDISQSTDIALKMITEYGMGETLGLIKLSSVGSLYSSYGNPVIEECKNLVNELYEETLKLLKENITSLEKIALKLLEEETLYEDGLKKLLCR from the coding sequence ATGAATAAAATTAAAAAATATTACATTGTAATTCCTATAATTACTGCATTACTATCACTTACGTTTCTGATGATTTCAACTTTTAATACTAATGTAGTTACTAAAAGTTATTCTATATTTACAGAGGATCTAAATTCTAAAAATGTATCTACAGTCATATTGGATTCTTCTCCTAAAATGACTATAGTCCTAAATAATGGCGATAAATATTATACAGATAATCCTCATACAGATACCTTAAAAGAGAAATTATTACTTAACGGAATAGAAGTTAAAGACCAAACCACTCCCCCTCTTACTAAATCTATACCTACTGGAATTTTGATGCTATCAATTGTTGCAATAGCAGTTATGACTGCACAAAAATTTAGAGGAGGGACCTCTTCAATAACAGCTATGGATGTGCAAGATTTTAGTAAGGATAAAAAAGCTGCTTTAAATTTTGATGCTGTTGCTGGTAATGAAGAAGCAAAAGAAAGTTTAATGGATATTGTTGATTTTCTTAAGAATCCAGAAAAATATCAAAAATATGGTGCGCGAATGCCTAAAGGAGTAATTCTTTATGGTGACCCTGGTACAGGTAAAACCTTACTTGCAAAAGCTGTAGCAGGTGAAGCTGGCGTACCATTCTATGCTCTTAGTGGTTCTGATTTTGTTCAAGTATACGTTGGTGTAGGAGCCGCAAGAGTAAGAAATCTATTTAAAAAAGCAAAATCTCATGGAAAAGCAGTAATATTTATCGATGAGATTGATGCTATAGGTAAAGCAAGAAGTAATGGGAAAAATGGTTCTGGAAATGATGAAAAAGATCAAACTCTAAATGCTCTTTTAACTGAAATGTCTGGTTTTGGACAAGAAGAAGGTATAGTAGTAATTGCTGCTACAAATAGATTGGACATGCTAGATAGTGCTCTTTTAAGACCCGGAAGATTTGATAGACATATAGAAGTATCACTTCCAGATGTTAATGCTAGGGAAAAAATATTATCTCTGCATTTTAAAAATAAGCCTCATGAAAATATTAATATAAAGGAGCTTGCTAAAAAAACTGCCTATTTCTCCGGTGCAAAATTAGAAAGTTTAGTAAATGAAAGCGCTATTTTAGCTGCAAAGGATAATAGTAATTCTATTACCTCTAATCATATTGAAGCTGCCTATTCAATAACTTTGGCTGGGCATGAAAAGAAAGAAAGAAGTTACCTTAAGGAAGAAGATAAGCTTCTAACCTCCTATCATGAAGCTGGGCACGGATTGGTTAATATGCTGCTGCTCCCTCAAGATAAGGTCTCAAAAATAACAATTATACCAACCACAAAAGGTGCTGGCGGCTATACATTAACTATTCCCGAAGACCATAGCTACCATAGAATTGATTATTTAAAAAATAAGATTAAAGTTTCTCTTGGAGGAAGAGCTGCTGAAGAAATTATTTTTGGAAAAGATAAGATTTCTACTGGAGCATATGGGGATATTTCTCAGTCTACTGATATTGCATTAAAAATGATTACTGAATACGGAATGGGAGAAACCTTAGGTCTCATAAAACTTTCAAGTGTTGGCTCTTTATATAGCAGTTATGGAAACCCTGTTATTGAAGAATGTAAAAACCTTGTTAATGAATTATATGAAGAAACCTTAAAGCTTTTAAAAGAAAATATAACTTCTCTTGAGAAGATAGCCTTAAAGCTATTGGAAGAAGAAACTTTATATGAAGATGGACTAAAAAAGTTACTATGTAGATAA